A portion of the Callithrix jacchus isolate 240 chromosome 13, calJac240_pri, whole genome shotgun sequence genome contains these proteins:
- the GNRH1 gene encoding progonadoliberin-1 isoform X2 — translation MELIPKLLAGLTLLTVCVAGCSSQHWSYGLRPGGKRDAENFIDSFQEIVKEVGQLEETQHFECTVHQPRFPLRDLKGALESLIEEETGQKKI, via the exons ATGGAGCTGATTCCAAAACTCCTAGCTGGCCTTACTCTGCTGACTGTGTGTGTGGCGGGCTGCTCCAGCCAGCACTGGTCCTATGGACTGCGCCCTGGAGGAAAGAGAGATGCTGAAAATTTTATTGATTCTTTCCAAGAG ATAGTCAAAGAGGTTGGTCAACTGGAAGAAACCCAACACTTCGAATGCACCGTGCACCAGCCACGTTTTCCCCTACGGGACCTGAAAGGAGCTCTG GAAAGTCTGATTGAAGAGGAAACTGGGCAGAAGAAGATTTAA
- the GNRH1 gene encoding progonadoliberin-1 isoform X1, with product MCLRMELIPKLLAGLTLLTVCVAGCSSQHWSYGLRPGGKRDAENFIDSFQEIVKEVGQLEETQHFECTVHQPRFPLRDLKGALESLIEEETGQKKI from the exons ATGTGCCTTAGAATGGAGCTGATTCCAAAACTCCTAGCTGGCCTTACTCTGCTGACTGTGTGTGTGGCGGGCTGCTCCAGCCAGCACTGGTCCTATGGACTGCGCCCTGGAGGAAAGAGAGATGCTGAAAATTTTATTGATTCTTTCCAAGAG ATAGTCAAAGAGGTTGGTCAACTGGAAGAAACCCAACACTTCGAATGCACCGTGCACCAGCCACGTTTTCCCCTACGGGACCTGAAAGGAGCTCTG GAAAGTCTGATTGAAGAGGAAACTGGGCAGAAGAAGATTTAA